The following proteins are co-located in the Fluviicola sp. genome:
- a CDS encoding gliding motility-associated C-terminal domain-containing protein → MKALPLILLLISFTNSSDAQIASDNLSWVPTSSVTSATSPSFNTCNGPVSYTITSTLGFRNISAAGDPNYTTGMVTPAAIFDPSTTIPMTITFSQTVCNIRIRFVDLDGAQNEYLNAISPAYSGLIDEVGNFSDPGGSTQVNTNIDNSSGWVEWNGPISSISFNYNRPGPGCGLIIDSMIFECCSTSPCSQFPPLNLGNDTTLCQGASITYTVPAGYDTYNWNIAPGNQSSVTITSPTTLVLNVANYTQNLVVNGDFEAGNTGFTTGYGPGTGGSFGLLTNPSTYAITTNPNSVHNNFVNCADVTTTGPGNMMVVNGSTVPNTTVWSQSITVDPNTNYSFSAWVTSVENITQPNVAILQFFIDGVQIGPVFSPTLNGCDWQQFIQTWNSGANTSATISIVAQVSSGNNDFALDNITFNTVCPQTDTIVISYDSSSISAGPNITFCANEPQTVTATANFANPNFTWVSGQTGATIAPIVSGSYVVQAVSPNGCNLKDTVAVTVKAMPWDFDTVAQIPSDCGTNNGAVYVLMNGTFNGNQPIYTWSGPGANNPNQINASVWQNLSPGWYYIDVESNGCHRNDSILVVPLNPPVANVSANPTSGYGPLSVTFTNGSTNSNTFDWYFGNGNSTTTTDLSSQNQVYDSVGTYLVTLVAINGSCTDTAFVNVTVLPPPVPPVIPPVVPVDLKTPNIFTPNGDNVNDFFTFELLNIKSLDVTIVNRWGNPVYTSSAIPFIWNGKDAAGNMMDDGVYFYKYTAKGAQDEPFEGQGFVQLIR, encoded by the coding sequence ATGAAAGCTCTGCCTTTAATCCTCTTGCTGATTAGTTTTACGAATAGTTCCGACGCCCAGATCGCTTCGGATAATCTGAGCTGGGTTCCCACAAGTTCGGTTACTTCCGCAACAAGCCCGTCTTTTAATACCTGTAATGGTCCGGTTAGCTACACCATTACTTCGACGCTTGGTTTCAGGAATATTTCCGCAGCGGGTGATCCGAATTATACTACAGGAATGGTAACTCCGGCAGCAATTTTTGATCCGTCTACAACGATTCCTATGACGATTACCTTCTCGCAAACAGTGTGCAATATACGTATCCGGTTTGTTGATCTGGATGGTGCTCAAAATGAGTATCTCAATGCAATTTCTCCGGCATACAGCGGTCTGATCGATGAGGTTGGGAACTTTTCTGACCCGGGAGGTTCTACACAGGTAAATACGAATATCGATAATTCAAGTGGCTGGGTTGAATGGAACGGGCCAATTTCCAGTATTTCCTTCAATTACAATCGTCCCGGACCGGGTTGCGGTTTGATTATTGATTCCATGATCTTTGAATGTTGTTCAACTTCACCGTGCAGTCAGTTTCCTCCATTGAATCTTGGGAATGACACCACGCTTTGTCAGGGTGCATCCATCACGTACACGGTTCCTGCCGGATATGATACCTACAACTGGAATATCGCACCGGGGAACCAGTCTAGTGTTACGATTACTTCACCGACCACTTTGGTACTGAATGTTGCAAATTATACACAAAACCTGGTAGTGAACGGAGACTTTGAAGCCGGAAATACCGGATTCACAACCGGATATGGTCCGGGGACCGGCGGAAGTTTCGGATTATTGACGAATCCGAGTACCTATGCCATCACTACGAATCCCAACAGTGTTCACAATAATTTCGTGAATTGTGCGGATGTGACAACAACAGGGCCCGGAAACATGATGGTGGTAAACGGTTCCACTGTGCCGAATACAACTGTTTGGTCGCAATCAATTACGGTAGATCCGAATACGAATTATTCCTTTTCTGCCTGGGTAACCAGTGTGGAAAACATTACTCAGCCAAACGTGGCAATTTTGCAGTTCTTCATTGATGGAGTTCAGATCGGGCCAGTATTCAGTCCGACGTTAAACGGGTGTGACTGGCAGCAGTTTATTCAAACCTGGAATTCCGGAGCGAATACTTCCGCTACCATCAGTATCGTGGCGCAGGTATCCAGCGGAAACAATGACTTTGCACTCGATAACATTACTTTTAATACGGTTTGCCCGCAAACGGACACGATTGTGATTTCGTACGATTCGTCAAGCATCAGTGCCGGGCCGAACATTACTTTCTGTGCGAACGAGCCTCAAACGGTTACTGCAACTGCTAATTTTGCCAACCCGAATTTTACCTGGGTTTCCGGACAAACGGGAGCAACAATTGCTCCGATCGTTTCAGGAAGTTATGTGGTACAAGCTGTATCTCCTAACGGATGTAACCTGAAAGATACCGTAGCAGTAACTGTTAAAGCGATGCCATGGGATTTTGATACGGTTGCTCAGATCCCTTCCGATTGCGGAACAAACAACGGGGCGGTTTACGTCTTGATGAACGGAACGTTTAACGGGAACCAACCGATTTATACCTGGAGTGGTCCGGGAGCGAATAATCCGAACCAGATCAATGCTTCCGTATGGCAGAATTTATCTCCGGGATGGTATTACATTGATGTGGAAAGTAATGGTTGCCACAGAAACGATTCCATATTGGTAGTTCCGTTGAATCCACCTGTGGCTAACGTTTCTGCCAATCCAACTTCCGGTTACGGGCCATTGTCTGTCACCTTTACAAACGGAAGTACCAACTCGAATACTTTTGACTGGTATTTTGGAAATGGAAACAGTACCACGACAACGGATCTTTCCTCTCAGAACCAGGTATACGATTCAGTGGGAACTTATTTGGTAACACTGGTAGCAATCAACGGAAGCTGTACGGACACTGCTTTTGTAAATGTCACCGTACTTCCTCCTCCGGTTCCGCCGGTTATTCCTCCGGTAGTGCCGGTAGATCTGAAAACTCCGAACATCTTCACACCGAACGGGGATAACGTAAATGACTTCTTCACATTCGAATTGCTGAACATCAAATCACTGGATGTAACGATTGTGAACCGCTGGGGGAACCCGGTTTATACTTCCAGTGCGATTCCATTTATCTGGAACGGAAAAGATGCAGCCGGCAATATGATGGACGACGGAGTGTACTTCTACAAATACACTGCAAAAGGAGCTCAGGACGAACCGTTCGAAGGACAAGGGTTTGTGCAGCTGATCAGATAA
- a CDS encoding serine hydrolase domain-containing protein, which yields MSTKKAGSQKASGEFRFPKFNPVPKSFVPHYYDSISQFYRDRIAPDFNGMFLVAKNGEIVYERYKGMANHQFNRRVDKHTPLHVASISKVVTAMVICKLADSNLVVLDKDIRSYLPEIMYEGITVRMLLNHRSGIPYYGYFPYSIWPANKNLTNQKIVQLLNAYKMPLYFPPNSQFSYCNTNYALLALIAERITHKKFPALAKKMIFDPLKMTDSFINDGSQNSDSLARSYDSRNRLEPFTNLDGVYGDKNLYTTARDLLKLDKATYSNAFLSDSIKKQIFRGYSYEHKGKSNYGLGYRMREDKGKSTLFFHTGWWHGNTGCYASLRQDTICMVIISNHYTKKVFSINHLSVLFGNYPYEPLIDTKENFIKPNAAIRQMDEAVRKKKKP from the coding sequence ATGTCAACTAAAAAAGCAGGCTCTCAAAAGGCGTCCGGTGAGTTTCGGTTTCCGAAGTTCAATCCGGTTCCGAAATCTTTTGTTCCGCATTATTACGATAGTATCAGTCAGTTTTACCGCGATCGCATTGCACCCGATTTCAACGGAATGTTCCTGGTGGCAAAAAACGGTGAAATTGTCTATGAACGCTACAAAGGAATGGCGAATCATCAGTTCAATCGACGGGTGGACAAACACACACCGCTGCATGTTGCCTCTATTTCCAAAGTCGTTACAGCGATGGTGATCTGCAAATTGGCGGATTCAAACCTCGTGGTGCTCGATAAGGACATTCGTTCGTATTTGCCGGAAATCATGTATGAAGGAATTACAGTAAGGATGTTGCTGAATCACCGCAGCGGAATTCCTTATTACGGTTATTTTCCGTATTCCATCTGGCCGGCAAACAAAAACCTGACCAACCAAAAGATTGTCCAGTTGCTGAATGCGTATAAAATGCCTTTGTATTTCCCTCCGAATTCACAGTTTTCCTATTGCAATACAAATTATGCGCTATTGGCATTGATAGCAGAACGAATTACACATAAAAAGTTTCCCGCGTTGGCGAAGAAAATGATCTTCGATCCCTTGAAAATGACCGACTCGTTTATCAATGACGGATCGCAGAATTCAGATTCGCTCGCAAGATCCTACGATTCGCGAAACAGATTGGAGCCGTTTACAAACCTGGACGGCGTTTATGGAGATAAGAATTTATACACCACCGCAAGGGATTTGCTGAAACTGGATAAAGCGACTTATTCCAACGCTTTTTTAAGTGATTCGATCAAGAAACAGATTTTCAGAGGTTACAGCTACGAACACAAAGGAAAAAGCAATTACGGCCTGGGATACCGCATGCGAGAAGACAAGGGAAAATCAACCTTGTTCTTTCACACCGGATGGTGGCATGGAAATACCGGATGTTATGCTTCACTCAGACAGGACACCATTTGCATGGTCATCATATCAAACCATTATACTAAAAAGGTTTTCAGTATCAATCATTTGTCCGTTTTGTTCGGGAATTATCCTTACGAGCCATTGATCGACACGAAAGAAAATTTCATCAAACCGAATGCAGCTATCCGGCAAATGGATGAAGCTGTGCGGAAAAAGAAGAAACCATGA
- a CDS encoding YchJ family metal-binding protein, whose protein sequence is MSSESGQMCYCCSQKSFEACCEPFLLGTAFPATAEELMRSRYSAYVTKNVPYIMETTSPKFRKYYSAKSILEWAASSTWISLEILSASEKRVKFVATYLDGNGELTRHTEDSRFEKIGDRWYFRDGN, encoded by the coding sequence ATGAGTTCGGAATCGGGTCAAATGTGTTATTGCTGCAGTCAAAAAAGCTTCGAGGCATGCTGCGAACCTTTTCTGCTGGGAACTGCTTTTCCTGCAACTGCTGAAGAATTGATGCGTTCCCGTTATTCGGCCTACGTGACGAAAAATGTTCCGTACATCATGGAAACGACTTCCCCGAAATTCCGGAAATATTACAGTGCAAAATCCATCCTGGAATGGGCAGCTTCCAGTACATGGATCAGTTTGGAAATACTTTCTGCTTCCGAAAAACGCGTCAAATTTGTGGCAACTTACCTGGATGGGAATGGGGAATTAACACGTCATACCGAAGATTCCAGGTTTGAGAAAATAGGAGACCGCTGGTATTTCAGGGACGGAAATTAA
- a CDS encoding sulfatase-like hydrolase/transferase has translation MAKLLLSVVIAVGVILTSSFDFNRLPEEQPVKYHTEYVFVLIIDGPRYTETFGDTTYQYIPHLGNELKKEGVLLSNFRNNGPTYTISGHSAIITGRYQRLSNAGKQLPKYPTMFQYYLREKGVPKSDAWVVSSKGKLEVLGNTNYKKWWNVYKPETYCGLHGNGADYTSDQETFDKVTELLSGNNPPHLMLINLLAADAYAHSKQWDMYLKSIQKCDDYAFQLWNMIQSNEKLKDKTALIITNDHGRHLDGHKDGYISHGDNCEGCRHISLLAMGPDFKKNVESKECAEQLDISKTISEILHFSVPTGKGRVLKELFK, from the coding sequence ATGGCTAAATTGTTACTTTCAGTGGTAATCGCAGTTGGAGTAATCCTTACCTCCTCTTTCGATTTCAACAGACTGCCTGAGGAGCAACCCGTAAAATACCATACGGAATACGTTTTTGTGCTGATTATTGACGGGCCCCGCTATACGGAAACATTTGGCGACACGACTTATCAATACATCCCGCATCTTGGAAATGAACTCAAAAAAGAAGGCGTATTGCTGAGCAATTTCCGGAATAACGGACCTACTTACACCATTTCCGGGCATTCGGCGATTATTACAGGAAGATACCAGCGTCTTTCAAATGCCGGAAAACAATTGCCCAAGTATCCAACCATGTTCCAATACTACCTGCGGGAAAAAGGAGTTCCTAAATCGGACGCATGGGTGGTTTCCAGCAAGGGAAAACTGGAAGTGCTTGGAAATACGAACTACAAGAAATGGTGGAATGTGTACAAACCGGAAACGTACTGCGGATTGCACGGAAACGGGGCCGATTACACTTCAGACCAGGAAACATTTGATAAAGTGACCGAATTGCTTTCAGGGAATAACCCGCCGCATCTGATGCTGATCAACTTATTGGCAGCCGATGCCTACGCGCATTCGAAGCAATGGGACATGTACCTGAAATCCATCCAAAAATGCGACGATTATGCTTTCCAGTTGTGGAACATGATCCAGTCGAATGAGAAATTGAAAGACAAAACTGCTTTGATCATTACCAACGATCACGGCCGTCATTTGGACGGACACAAGGATGGATACATCAGCCACGGCGATAACTGTGAAGGATGCAGACACATCAGTTTACTGGCCATGGGCCCCGATTTCAAGAAGAACGTAGAATCCAAAGAGTGCGCAGAGCAATTGGATATCAGCAAAACGATCTCCGAAATCCTGCATTTCTCCGTACCAACCGGGAAAGGCCGGGTTTTGAAAGAATTGTTTAAATAA
- a CDS encoding LytTR family DNA-binding domain-containing protein produces MKNKRVLIIDDEVDARRVISKYLERYFPNFQVLGEADSFKSAVQLINETEADLIFIDINLGDGTGFDVLDESDAFAAQIIFTTAFDQYAVKAFRYQALDYLMKPIDSELFVEAVNQALDKVRERRSMSADQIMISYGNGERKISIPTADGMCFVRLDSIVSFEADSSYCKVFLDDGKEILVSKPLKFFDDKLKVNVNFIRPHKSFIVNMKFVEEYLKEEGGYIKMKNGLKIPISRQKKEDVIRDLQTHFL; encoded by the coding sequence ATGAAGAACAAGAGAGTATTAATAATTGATGACGAAGTCGATGCTAGGCGTGTTATCTCTAAATACTTGGAGCGCTATTTTCCAAATTTCCAGGTTCTCGGAGAAGCAGATTCATTTAAATCTGCTGTACAACTAATCAATGAAACAGAAGCTGACCTGATATTCATCGATATCAATTTGGGTGATGGTACGGGGTTCGATGTACTGGATGAAAGCGATGCTTTTGCTGCCCAGATTATTTTTACGACTGCTTTTGATCAATATGCCGTGAAAGCTTTCAGGTACCAGGCTTTGGATTATCTGATGAAACCGATCGATTCGGAATTATTTGTGGAAGCGGTCAACCAGGCATTGGATAAAGTGCGTGAAAGACGTTCCATGAGTGCCGACCAAATTATGATTTCATACGGGAACGGAGAGCGTAAAATTTCCATTCCCACAGCAGACGGAATGTGTTTCGTGCGCCTGGATTCTATTGTGTCGTTTGAAGCAGACAGTTCTTATTGCAAAGTTTTCCTCGATGACGGAAAGGAAATCCTGGTTTCCAAACCTCTTAAATTCTTCGATGATAAATTAAAAGTGAATGTCAACTTTATTCGTCCGCATAAATCATTTATTGTCAACATGAAATTTGTGGAAGAATACCTCAAAGAAGAAGGCGGTTACATCAAGATGAAAAACGGCTTGAAAATCCCGATCTCACGCCAGAAGAAAGAAGATGTGATCCGCGATCTGCAAACGCATTTTTTGTAA
- a CDS encoding TolC family protein has protein sequence MKNSILVFLIFFSTNAFSQQVLSLEEVIKRTLEKNFDVLIQRNNVQMADNSNNVGAAGYLPTIAINADQNWTTTNTRQEFYSGQVNEKKGANNNSLVASARLNWTFFDGFAMFARDKRLQLQEDLATVNLTAQMEMSIYQASVLYYSLQYYKRMQVVYEEAIQLSKERYELILLRSKNGAASDLELLQAKLDLNTDSSNYLGHLNLISKMKVDLAMVMGEAGETSFDVDDNIPVIQALDKTTILENALAQNTSLLVQKSQIAIIDQQRKELQSRYYPQLSFYTQYAATISKSEVGVLSSNRSLGPGIGLTLSWTILDGLSNVTNVKNNKLQKENAEYAVEKQEQTIKTEVDKAWQDYTFSERMYRLENSSIVNTTEMFEIAQKSFENGSLTQFELREIQFSIIQAKNRQLTSEFNLRTAVLNVSLFTGDYKKLIP, from the coding sequence ATGAAAAACAGCATTCTTGTCTTCCTTATTTTTTTCAGCACCAACGCTTTTTCCCAGCAGGTACTCTCCCTGGAGGAGGTTATCAAACGCACGCTGGAAAAGAATTTCGATGTATTGATCCAGCGCAACAATGTCCAAATGGCCGATAATTCGAACAATGTCGGTGCGGCAGGGTATCTCCCGACAATTGCTATAAATGCCGATCAGAACTGGACAACCACCAATACGCGTCAGGAATTTTATTCCGGACAGGTGAATGAAAAGAAAGGAGCAAACAACAACTCATTGGTAGCTTCTGCCCGCCTGAACTGGACTTTCTTTGATGGTTTTGCAATGTTTGCACGGGATAAACGCCTGCAATTGCAGGAAGACCTGGCAACCGTGAATCTTACCGCACAGATGGAAATGTCGATCTACCAGGCTTCCGTTTTGTACTACAGTTTACAATATTACAAACGCATGCAGGTCGTCTATGAGGAAGCCATTCAATTATCCAAAGAGCGTTACGAACTCATCCTGCTGCGATCCAAAAACGGCGCTGCCAGTGATCTGGAGTTACTCCAGGCAAAATTGGATCTCAATACCGACAGTTCGAATTACCTGGGCCATTTAAACCTCATCAGTAAAATGAAAGTGGATTTGGCTATGGTGATGGGAGAAGCCGGCGAAACATCCTTCGATGTAGACGATAATATTCCGGTCATTCAGGCGCTGGACAAAACCACTATTTTGGAAAACGCACTCGCTCAAAACACCAGTTTGCTGGTTCAGAAAAGCCAGATCGCTATTATTGATCAGCAGCGAAAAGAACTGCAAAGCCGTTACTATCCGCAATTGTCGTTCTATACCCAATATGCAGCTACAATTTCCAAAAGCGAAGTTGGCGTGCTCTCTTCCAACCGCAGTTTAGGTCCGGGAATCGGGCTCACGTTGAGTTGGACCATTCTCGACGGTCTATCCAACGTGACTAACGTGAAGAATAACAAACTTCAGAAAGAAAATGCCGAATATGCCGTTGAAAAACAGGAACAAACCATTAAGACGGAAGTGGACAAAGCTTGGCAGGATTACACTTTTTCAGAAAGAATGTACCGTTTGGAGAACAGTTCAATAGTGAATACCACTGAAATGTTTGAGATCGCTCAAAAATCCTTTGAAAACGGTTCATTGACACAATTTGAATTGCGCGAAATCCAGTTCTCTATCATCCAGGCAAAGAACAGGCAACTGACTTCGGAGTTCAACCTCAGAACCGCAGTATTGAATGTATCCTTATTTACCGGAGATTATAAGAAATTGATCCCTTAA
- a CDS encoding efflux RND transporter permease subunit has protein sequence MNIASLSINRPVLASVLSIIVVLFGVIGFLFLGVREFPSVDPPIITVTTNYTGANPDVIESQITEPLEEAINGISGIRTVSSTSSDGRSSITVEFDLSVDLDAAANDVRDKVSGAIRNLPQDADPPVVVKSDANAETIFSLTVQSDKKSLLELSDLGNNVFKERLQTVKGISEIRIWGEKKFSMKLNLDPEKMAGMNITPFEVQNALTNQNVELPSGRIEGNSVELTIRTFGRLSTEEEFNNMIIARKGTQIIRLKDIGQAVLSPENERTLLRGNHGTPMIGIAVNPQPGANYIEIVDEIYKKIDQIKKELPADVRLGVALDATQNIRKSISEVEETILIAFGLVVVIIFLFLRDWRTTLIPIIAIPISLIGTFFIMYISNFSINLLTLLGIVLATGLVVDDAIVVMENIYSRVEKGEDPKEAAHKGSAEIFFAIISTTITLSVVFLPVIFLQGLTGRLFREFGIVVAGSVIISAFISLTLTPMMSSRLLKKKERHSRFYKMTEVWLDKLMSGYRNGLTRFMKRAWIAFILTLTCIGIIIWTFLSLQSELAPMEDKGRFQIRSTAPEGTSFERMDAHQQQLISLIDTMPEKDNIIAVTSPNFSSNAVNTSFIRVNLVPGKERKRTQEEIVNALTPVLGSYNFAKNMIIQEQTIGGGRQAGFPVQYVIQAPNFDQMKEILPKFLEKASADPAFKMVDVDLKFNKPELQVEIDRDKASSLGVDVKEIASTLQLYFSGQRYGYFVLNGKQYQVIGQANRDKRNDPADLSTVQVRTDQGNLIPIDNVVKLSNESSPPQLYRYNRYISATVSAQPNDGFTIGDGIRAMDKVAAEVLPESFSHSLAGTSKEFAESGNSIIFAFILALVLIYLILAAQFESFSDPVIIMITIFLALAGAFLSLWITDQTLNIFSQIGVIVLVGLVVKNGILIVEFANQKREEGFNIRDAIIEAAAQRFRPILMTTLATILGALPIALALGDAATSRVSMGITIVGGLAFSLILTLFVIPGLYVYLTSKKLKVKP, from the coding sequence ATGAATATCGCGTCCCTAAGTATCAACAGGCCGGTACTGGCCTCTGTACTTTCGATCATCGTGGTTCTTTTCGGGGTGATCGGGTTCCTGTTCCTGGGAGTTCGCGAGTTTCCTTCCGTTGATCCGCCAATCATTACCGTTACAACCAATTACACCGGAGCAAACCCGGATGTGATCGAGTCACAGATTACCGAACCACTGGAAGAAGCCATTAACGGTATTTCCGGGATCCGGACCGTAAGTTCCACCAGTTCAGACGGAAGAAGTTCCATTACGGTGGAATTTGATTTGAGTGTAGACCTCGATGCGGCGGCAAACGACGTTCGCGACAAAGTATCCGGAGCAATCCGAAACCTTCCCCAGGACGCTGATCCGCCTGTGGTCGTAAAATCAGATGCCAATGCCGAAACCATTTTCTCGCTGACTGTTCAGTCCGATAAAAAATCCTTGCTGGAACTGTCTGATTTGGGGAATAACGTCTTTAAAGAGCGCCTTCAGACGGTCAAAGGAATTTCCGAAATCCGCATCTGGGGAGAAAAGAAGTTTTCCATGAAACTCAACCTCGACCCGGAGAAAATGGCAGGTATGAATATCACTCCTTTCGAAGTTCAGAATGCCCTGACAAATCAAAATGTCGAATTACCATCCGGACGTATTGAAGGAAACTCTGTCGAACTTACGATTCGCACATTCGGAAGGCTTTCCACGGAGGAAGAATTCAACAACATGATTATTGCCAGGAAAGGAACGCAGATCATTCGTTTAAAAGACATCGGCCAGGCTGTTCTTTCTCCCGAAAACGAGCGTACATTGCTTCGCGGAAATCACGGAACTCCGATGATCGGTATTGCTGTGAATCCGCAACCCGGGGCAAATTACATTGAAATAGTTGATGAAATTTACAAGAAGATCGATCAGATCAAAAAAGAACTTCCGGCTGATGTGCGTTTAGGAGTAGCTTTGGATGCCACACAAAACATCCGTAAATCCATTTCAGAAGTAGAAGAGACTATTTTGATAGCCTTCGGTTTGGTAGTTGTCATTATTTTCCTGTTCCTGCGTGACTGGCGCACAACGCTCATTCCCATTATTGCGATTCCCATTTCTTTGATCGGGACGTTTTTCATCATGTACATTTCCAACTTCTCCATCAACTTACTGACACTCCTGGGAATTGTTCTTGCTACCGGATTAGTTGTTGATGATGCAATTGTAGTGATGGAAAACATTTACTCGCGCGTGGAGAAAGGAGAAGATCCGAAAGAAGCCGCGCACAAAGGTTCCGCTGAAATTTTCTTCGCCATTATTTCCACAACCATCACACTTTCCGTAGTGTTTTTACCGGTTATTTTCCTGCAGGGATTAACGGGTCGTTTATTCCGTGAATTCGGGATCGTGGTTGCGGGATCGGTGATCATTTCCGCTTTTATTTCATTGACACTGACGCCAATGATGAGTTCCCGTTTATTGAAAAAGAAGGAACGGCATTCACGTTTTTACAAAATGACGGAAGTATGGCTGGATAAATTGATGTCAGGTTACCGAAACGGCCTTACCCGTTTTATGAAACGGGCGTGGATCGCATTCATCCTGACACTAACGTGTATCGGGATCATCATCTGGACGTTCCTGAGCTTACAGTCCGAACTTGCTCCTATGGAAGACAAGGGGCGGTTTCAAATCCGCTCCACTGCCCCCGAAGGAACTTCTTTCGAACGCATGGACGCACACCAGCAGCAATTGATCAGTTTAATCGATACGATGCCGGAAAAAGACAATATCATCGCTGTAACTTCTCCGAATTTCTCTTCCAATGCCGTAAATACCTCTTTTATCCGGGTAAACCTCGTACCGGGAAAAGAACGGAAACGCACGCAGGAAGAAATTGTCAATGCGCTCACTCCGGTTTTGGGATCCTACAACTTTGCGAAGAACATGATCATCCAGGAGCAAACGATCGGTGGTGGACGCCAGGCAGGATTTCCGGTCCAATATGTTATCCAGGCCCCGAACTTCGATCAGATGAAAGAGATCCTTCCGAAGTTTTTAGAAAAGGCAAGTGCAGATCCTGCTTTTAAAATGGTTGATGTGGATTTAAAATTCAACAAACCTGAATTGCAGGTCGAGATCGACCGCGACAAAGCCTCCAGCCTGGGCGTAGATGTAAAAGAGATTGCTTCCACCCTGCAACTTTATTTTTCGGGGCAACGTTACGGTTATTTCGTTTTGAATGGTAAACAATACCAGGTAATCGGCCAGGCAAACCGGGATAAAAGAAATGATCCGGCCGACTTAAGTACTGTGCAGGTTCGTACCGACCAGGGAAATCTGATTCCGATAGACAACGTGGTTAAGCTTTCCAATGAATCGAGCCCGCCACAGCTTTACCGGTATAACCGCTACATTTCAGCAACTGTTTCTGCACAGCCCAATGATGGATTTACGATTGGCGACGGAATACGGGCAATGGATAAAGTTGCTGCAGAAGTACTTCCGGAAAGTTTCTCCCACAGTTTGGCAGGAACATCCAAGGAATTCGCAGAAAGCGGTAACAGCATCATTTTCGCTTTTATACTGGCCCTGGTACTCATTTACCTCATTCTGGCAGCACAATTTGAAAGTTTCAGTGATCCGGTCATTATCATGATCACTATTTTCCTGGCTCTGGCAGGAGCATTCCTTTCCTTGTGGATTACCGATCAAACACTCAATATCTTTTCCCAGATCGGTGTCATTGTATTGGTTGGTTTGGTCGTTAAGAATGGAATCCTGATCGTGGAGTTTGCAAACCAAAAACGTGAGGAAGGATTTAACATCCGTGATGCGATCATAGAAGCCGCGGCTCAGCGTTTCCGGCCTATTTTGATGACCACCCTGGCAACTATCCTGGGAGCACTTCCGATTGCACTGGCACTGGGTGATGCGGCAACCAGCCGGGTTTCCATGGGTATTACCATTGTAGGTGGTTTGGCATTCTCCCTGATTCTTACACTGTTCGTGATACCGGGATTATACGTCTACCTGACATCCAAAAAATTGAAAGTAAAGCCATGA